In the genome of Streptomyces sp. NBC_00259, the window CCGGGGAGCCTGCGTCCGACGGTCACGACGGGACCGAGCGCGGCCAGGTCGGGCAGCGCCAGGCGGACCCGTCCGGCCAGGGGCCGGGCCCAGCCGGCGACGGCCTGTGCCGTGGCGTCCGCCAGCACGAGCGCGGGGCGCGCGAGGGCGAGCCGGGCGCGCAGCACGTCGGGTCCCGCGCCCGGATCGAGAACGGCGCCGCGCACCCCGAGCCGCCACAGGGCGAGCATGACGGCCAGCGCCCGCGGCCCGGGGCGTACGGCGACGCCCACGGTGTCCCCCGGGCGGAGCCCGCGCGCGTACAGCGAGGAGGCGTACGCGTCGGCGAGCCCCGCGAGTTCGCCCCGGGTGGCCCTCACCCGCAGCCGCCCGGTGGCGGTGGCACCGAGCACGGCAGGGCGCTCCGGCGTGGAACGCAGCGCATGGTCGAGTCGGTCGAGCATCAGAGGCCCCTTCGGATGGGAGGTGTACGACGGAAAAACGCACCCGCGCCCCGGTCCGGTCGGGTCCGGTCGGGACCGGGCCGAGCCCGAGCCGGCTTCCGGCCCGGTCCGGGCGGGACGCCGAGCGCCGGTGGCGAGTCGGGAAGAGACGGGGTCGTCCGGCGCCGAGCCGGCCTCGGAGCGGACCGGACCGGGCCGAATGGCGAGCCTCGGATCGCCGTGTCGGCAGGCGCCTGTGTGCGTGGGGCGGGAGTGCGGGGCGGGCCACGCCGGAGCCGGACCCGGCGGCGAACCAGACCCCCCGCACTGGTCAGCGTGGGTCGTCGCCGCGGCCGGCGCTGCCGCGGTCCAGATACCAGCGGGCCGTGCCCCTGATGCCGTACGCCCTCAGGCGTCGAGTGGAGTTCTCCACGACCATGGCGCGTGAGTGGACGATCCGGTCCGTCCGCCTGCGCACCCGGTTGAGGAACAGCCGGTCGGTCGGCGAAGGACGGCGAGGCATGCCGCCGCAGGCCAGATACAGCTCGGCGGTGATGGCCATGTTGTTCCCGGCGTGCATGCGGTACGGCGCCAGGTAGCCGTTCCTGCGGGCATGGGCGGGCCGGAGCCGGCCGAACAGGGCGGCGAGCCGCACCAGCACCGCGAAACCGGTCCGGCCCAGCGGACCGTGCTCGTCGCGCCGGGCCACGATCCGGCCGCACACCATCCGCGAACCGGGCCCCGGGGCCGGCGACGTCAGCGCGGCGCGGGCGGCGGCCGTCCAGCCGGCCCGCGGCAGACAGTCGGCGTCCGTGCGCGCCAGCAGTGCCGCGCCCCGCCCGATCGCGTACCGGAAGCCGGTGTCCACGGCGCAGCCCACGCCCTTCTCCGGCTCGACCAGCACCTCGACGGCGAAGGGCGCGCCTTCGGCGAAGTCCCGGGCGATGGCGCCGGTGCGGTCGGAGGAGCCGTTGTCCACCACGAGCAGGGTGAAGTCGCGGTCCCGCTGGGCGGCCAGGGCCCGTAGCGTTCCGGCGAGCCGCCTCTCCTCCTGGTGGGCGGGCACCACCACCCACATCGGACCGCCCCCGCCGCCACCGCCACCGCCACCGCCCCCGGCATCGCTCGTCATGACTTCTCCCAGATCATCGTCATGATGCTGATGCCGCCGCCGAGCCCCACGAACAGCACGCGGTCGCCCGGCACCAGTTCCCCGAACACCCGGTGCAGCTGCACGCCGATGCTCGCGCTGGCGACGTTGCCCAGCTCGGGGACGGTGACGACCAGCTTCTCCTGCGGTACCCCGGTCAGTTCGGCGAACCGCTCCAGGTACGGCACCGTCACCTGGTGCACCAGCACCCGGGCGAAGTCGTCCCAGCCGAGGCCTGCGCGGTCCAGCGTCCGCTCGACGACCGACGTGCCCGTCTTCTCGAAGACACCGCGCAGTTCGTGTCCGTCGCCGCGGAAGTAGGTGTGCTCGTCGCCGCGCGGGTGCCGGGAGCCGCCGCCGGGTATCCCGCCGACGTCCCAGTGCTCCGAGCGCGTCTCGGTGTCCACGTCGACGATGCCGCCGTGCGTCACCTCCTCCAGGACGACCGCCGCCCCCGCGTCGCCGAAGGTGTAGCCCGCGAACCCGTCCCGGAACGCGGCGAAGTCGGCGGGTGCGCGGCGGACCGCGCGGGACGGGGTCTCACCGGTGACGACCAGGGCGCGCCGGGCCCGGCCGGCCTGGATCATGGTCCGGGCGAGGTCGATGCCGTTGACGAAGCTGTTGCAGGCGTTGGTGACATCGAGCGCATGGGCCCGGGTGCCGAGTTCGGCCTGCACCATGTGGGCCGTGGCGGGCTCGACCATGTCGCGCGACGCGGAGGCGAAGAGCAGCAGGTCGATGTCGTACGGATCGAGTGAGGCGGCCGCGAGCGCCTGGCGCGCGGCGCGCACGGCGAGGGTCGACGCGTACTCGTCGTCGGCGGCCACGCGGCGCGTACGGATCCCGGTGGCCTGGGCGAGCAGCGTCCCGGGCAGGGCCTTGCCGATGCCGCGCGTCGCCTCGCGCTGGAGGCTCCCCGATGTCACGACCGCGTCCGGCAGCGCACTTCCGACGGCGGTGATTCCGACCCGCGGTCGCGGATCGCTCATCTGTCTGACCATGCGGCGATGCTTTCAGCGCGATGATCCGACGGCCTGAGTACACCGGCTCAATTCCCCTGGCCACGGGGTGAGTAGCCGCGCGGATGGCCCTGTGGACATGCCGGTGCCCCACCGCCCGGGGAGGCGGTGGGGCACCGGCGGGACCCTGGAGGTCTACAGCTCCTTGATCCGGATGTCGCGGTAGGAGATCACATCCGTCGTGCCGTGCACCTGGAGGCCGACGTAGCCCTGTGCGTAGCGCCGTCCGTCCGTGCCCGGGTCGTCGCCACGCGGCGGAACGAACTCCTGGCCGCCGGTGTTGTCGAACTCGTTGATCAGGACACCGTTGCGGAAGACCGAGTAGTGCTGGCCCTCCACCCGGATCTCGTAGTCGTTCCAGGTGCCCTTCGGGGTGACCCCGGCGCCGCCGAGGCCGACGCGGTCGAAGCCGTAGACCGAGCCGGTCTTGTACATGTCGCCGTCGGGCCGGTCCAGGACCTGCACCTCATGGCCGTACTTGATGGCGACCCACTCGGGCCGCGGCTCCTCCGGGTTGTCGTGGACGTACGGGAAGCGCACGAAGACCCCGCTGTTGGCGTTGCCGGTGCCGGGCGCGTCGTCCCGCCACCGGAGCTTCAGCGAGAAGTCGCCGTACTGCCGCTGGGGGAACCACAGCATGCCCAGGCCGCCCTTGGTGGTGCCGCTCGTCATCGACCCGTCGGCGTTGAGCCCGAACGAACCGCCGCCCACGTGCTGCCACTTGGCGAACGAGGCGGCCGTGCCGTCGAACAGATCGCGGTAGCCGCTGGTCTGGCCGGGCTTGCCGATGCCGGACTGCTTGGCCGCCTGGTAGATCTTCTTGTGCTCGCGCTGGTCGATGACCCCGTCCGTCAGGAGCTGGTCGAGCACCTTGTCGACGTGCTTGAGGAAGAGCGCGTGGGACGCCCAGTCCTTCTCGTCCTCGATCAGCTCGTTGACGGTGCAGCGGGAGCGGGTGACCCGGTTGGGTACGCCCGTGTCGACCGTGCCGACGATCACGGTCAGCCGCTCGTCGAACTCGGGGCAGTTCGGGGCGGGCACCCCGCCGCTCTCGGCGACGGTGAAGGACACCTTCTTCGCCTCCGAGGTGTTGCCGGCCTTGTCGGTCGCCCGGTGCTGCACGGAATGGAAGCCGACCCGGTCGACGATCACCGGTGTGGTGTAGGCGAGGTAGGGGCCGCCGTCGAGCGAGTACTCGGCCTTCTCCACGCCGGATCCGGCGTCGGTCGCCGTCACCGTCACCGTGGCGCTGGTGATGAACGCGCCGTCCGAGTTCTTGGTCCCGGTCACCGTCGCCGAGGTCTCCGGCGGGGTCTTGTCCTCGGTCGGCGGGGCGACGACGGTGAAGTCCACGGCCTTCTCCGCGGCCGCGTTGCCAGCCTTGTCGGTGGCGCGGTAGCGGATCTTGTGGGTGCCGGTCTCATGGACCATCACCGGCGCGGTGTAGGGCTGCCAGGCGCCGTCGGCCCCCACCGCGTACTCGATGGTGTTGACCCCGGAGCCGGTGTCCGAGGCGGTGACCGTGATCGTGGCCATGCCCAGGTACCGGCCCTGCGCGTCCTTCTCCCCGCTCACCGTCGCCGAGGTCTCCGGCGGGGTCTTGTCGTCCGTCGGCGGGGCGACGACGGTGAAGTCCACGGCCTTCTCCGCGGCGGCGTTGCCAGCCTTGTCGGTGGCGCGGTAGCGGATCTTGTGGGTGCCGGTCTCATGGACCATCACCGGCGCGGTGTAGGGCTGCCAGGGACCGTCGGCCCCCACCGCGTACTCCACCTTGTCCACGCCCGCGCCGGCGTCGGTCGCCGACACGGTCACCGTGGCATGGCCGATGAAGGCGCCGTCGGCGTTCTTCTCGCCCTCCACCTTCGCCGAGGTCTCCGGCGCGGTCGTGTCCTCGCCGCCCGGGTCGGTCACCGTCAGGATGCCCTGCATCTGACCGTGACCGGGGATCGTGCAGTGGAAGCGGTAGCGGCCGGGCGTCAGGGTGACCTCGACCGAATGCTTCCCGCCCTGGTCGTCGTTGGGGTTGGCCAGGATGTTCAGCGGGACGTCGTGGTTGTACTCCGGGTCGGAGACGTCGAAGGTCAGCGTGTGCGGCATCCCGGTCGTGTTGCCGGTCGCCGTGCTGTTCTCGAAGACGATCGTCGTCGCGCCCGCGACCGCGGTCGTCGGGAAGGACGCGTAGCGGTCGATGGCGTCGCCCGCGGTCCAGGTCAGGACCTGGGCGGCGGCCGGGACGTCGGCCTCCCGCTCGGCGGCCCGCCCGTACGCGACGGTCGACGTCAGCCCGAGTACCATGGTCAGCGCGCCCAGCAGGGCCGTCCACAGGCGCAGTTGTCGGTGTCGTACGTGTCTCACTGGGCAGCCGCCTTCCTCGCGAGCTGACCGGCGGCCGGGGTCGGCTCGCCGCCCTTGTAGGTCACGCGCCACAGCGCGGACCGGGAATCGGAGGTGAAGAAGCCGCGCCCGTAGTCGAGGACGTACAGCGAACCGTCCGGCGCGAACTTCCAGTCCATGAGATTGCGGATGCCGTCCGTCCCGACCGGGATGATCTTCTTCAGGGTCTCGGCGTGGACGGGGACACCGCCCTTGCCGACGGTCTTCGGGTCGGTCAGCACCGCGTGCCTCGGCTGGTCGCCGTCGTAGAAGTCACCGACGAACCACTTGCCGTCCCAGTACGACGGCCAGCGCACGGCCGGGTCGCTCTTCTCGGCGTCGTAGCGGTACACCGGGCCGTTCATCGTCGCCTGGCCGCCGCCCTTGAGCCACGGCAGCAGCAGCTTCTGCTCCTCCACCTTGTAGCTGGGGATGCCGGCGGCGTCGCGCGGGTAGTCGGGGCCGCCGCCCTGGGGCGAGTACCAGATGGTGTTGGCCGTGATCGGCGGCAGATTCACCAGACCGTCGTTGTTCGGCGACTCGTTCTTCGGCGCGTCGCAGTCGTACCAGCCCAGCGGCGTGTTCGGGTCGGGGAGGTTGCGGTCGCGGTAGGGCTGCTTGTTGCCCATGCAGTACGGCCAGCCGTGGTTGCCCGCCGTGGTGATCGCGGCGAACGTGTCGTACTTCGCCGGGCCCCAGGTGGTCGACGGCGAACCGGCGTCCGGGCCGACCCAGCCCGCGTAGAGGATGTCCGTCGTCCGGTCGACGAAGATGCGCGCGGGGTTGCGCACGCCCATCACGTAGATCTCGCCGCGGGTCTTGCCGCCGCCCTCGTCCGGCTCCTCGCCGGTGAAGAGGTTCCCCTCGGGGAGCGTGTAGGTGCCGTCGTCCTCCGGGTGGATCCGGAGGATCTTGCCGTTGAGGTTGTTGGTGTTGCCGGCGGTGCGCCGCGCGTCGGCGAACGAGACGCCCTTGAAGTTCGGCTGCGGGTTGTTGCCGGAGTAACCACCGCTGAAGCCGGACGAGTTGTTGTCACCCGTCGCGATGTACAGGTTGCCCTTGGAGTCGAAGGCCATCCCGCCGCCCGCGTGGCAGCAGCTGTGGATCTGCACGGGCCACTTCAGCAGGACCTTCTCGCTCGCGAGATCGAGCTTGTCGGTGGCGAGGTCGAGGGTGAAGCGCGAGACGTACCGCTCGGCCATGTGCGTGTCGCGGTTGATCCGCGAGTGCGGTGTGTAGTGCAGATACACCCAGCCGTTGGTCATGAAGTCCGGGTCCAGCTCGATGCCGAGCAGCCCCTCCTCGACCTTGGTGAGTTCGTCGCCGCCGCCCTTGTTGCCGAAGACGGTCAGCGCGCCCGCGAGGGTCACCTTCTTCGTCTTCGGGTCGTAGACGTGGATCTCGCCCCGGCCCTTGCCGATGTCGGGGTTGTTCCAGTCGGTGACCACGGGCTGGGAGGAGTCGGCGCCGCCGCGCCCGATGTAGAGGATCCGCCCGTCGGGGGCCGTGACCAGGCCGTGCGGCTCGCCGATCTGGTCGTTCTGCCCGGGCTGGTTGGGCTGGGTGACGCGCTCCGCCGTGTAGTTGGCGGTGATGGTGGCCTTGCAGTCGGCGCGGGACGTCCGGGAGGTCCACGCCAGCGCGCCGCGCAGATGATCGCGGAAGTCGGTCTCGGCGTAGGAGTCGGCCGTACCGCCCATGCCGGTGTAGAAGGAGCGGCCGCCGTCGTAGTCACGGCACCAGGAGACGGGGTGGTCCCAGCCGTTCGCGCCCTGGCCCGGCTGGTACGAGCTCTCCTTCAGCCGGGCGACCGTGTGGACGGAACCGGACGGGTTGACGGCCCAGTTGAACCACTTGTCGGGGCGCTTCCAGTTCAGCGGCAGGCCCTTGGTGGCCGGGTGCTGCCGGTCGCCGACCTCGACGACCGCGCGCTGGACGGTGGCCGGGGAGGTGGTCGGCCGGGCGCCCACCAGACCGGTGAACCAGTCCGAGTAGGGCTCGGTGCGTGCGGC includes:
- a CDS encoding glycosyltransferase, with protein sequence MTSDAGGGGGGGGGGGGPMWVVVPAHQEERRLAGTLRALAAQRDRDFTLLVVDNGSSDRTGAIARDFAEGAPFAVEVLVEPEKGVGCAVDTGFRYAIGRGAALLARTDADCLPRAGWTAAARAALTSPAPGPGSRMVCGRIVARRDEHGPLGRTGFAVLVRLAALFGRLRPAHARRNGYLAPYRMHAGNNMAITAELYLACGGMPRRPSPTDRLFLNRVRRRTDRIVHSRAMVVENSTRRLRAYGIRGTARWYLDRGSAGRGDDPR
- a CDS encoding 3-oxoacyl-ACP synthase III family protein translates to MSDPRPRVGITAVGSALPDAVVTSGSLQREATRGIGKALPGTLLAQATGIRTRRVAADDEYASTLAVRAARQALAAASLDPYDIDLLLFASASRDMVEPATAHMVQAELGTRAHALDVTNACNSFVNGIDLARTMIQAGRARRALVVTGETPSRAVRRAPADFAAFRDGFAGYTFGDAGAAVVLEEVTHGGIVDVDTETRSEHWDVGGIPGGGSRHPRGDEHTYFRGDGHELRGVFEKTGTSVVERTLDRAGLGWDDFARVLVHQVTVPYLERFAELTGVPQEKLVVTVPELGNVASASIGVQLHRVFGELVPGDRVLFVGLGGGISIMTMIWEKS
- a CDS encoding OmpL47-type beta-barrel domain-containing protein, translated to MVLGLTSTVAYGRAAEREADVPAAAQVLTWTAGDAIDRYASFPTTAVAGATTIVFENSTATGNTTGMPHTLTFDVSDPEYNHDVPLNILANPNDDQGGKHSVEVTLTPGRYRFHCTIPGHGQMQGILTVTDPGGEDTTAPETSAKVEGEKNADGAFIGHATVTVSATDAGAGVDKVEYAVGADGPWQPYTAPVMVHETGTHKIRYRATDKAGNAAAEKAVDFTVVAPPTDDKTPPETSATVSGEKDAQGRYLGMATITVTASDTGSGVNTIEYAVGADGAWQPYTAPVMVHETGTHKIRYRATDKAGNAAAEKAVDFTVVAPPTEDKTPPETSATVTGTKNSDGAFITSATVTVTATDAGSGVEKAEYSLDGGPYLAYTTPVIVDRVGFHSVQHRATDKAGNTSEAKKVSFTVAESGGVPAPNCPEFDERLTVIVGTVDTGVPNRVTRSRCTVNELIEDEKDWASHALFLKHVDKVLDQLLTDGVIDQREHKKIYQAAKQSGIGKPGQTSGYRDLFDGTAASFAKWQHVGGGSFGLNADGSMTSGTTKGGLGMLWFPQRQYGDFSLKLRWRDDAPGTGNANSGVFVRFPYVHDNPEEPRPEWVAIKYGHEVQVLDRPDGDMYKTGSVYGFDRVGLGGAGVTPKGTWNDYEIRVEGQHYSVFRNGVLINEFDNTGGQEFVPPRGDDPGTDGRRYAQGYVGLQVHGTTDVISYRDIRIKEL
- a CDS encoding ThuA domain-containing protein, with amino-acid sequence MHRAPHHRSRSRRGAAAALLAASMAASLLGGTAATARPAPDPSSPRATTLSLPSPPGGANVRVLVFHASATEESPTVDAGIAAIEQIGLTGPAAGRFRTEATDDASVFTNAKKLGRYNAVVFLTGGGDVLDPEQEAGLEAYMEAGGGFVGVHDAARTEPYSDWFTGLVGARPTTSPATVQRAVVEVGDRQHPATKGLPLNWKRPDKWFNWAVNPSGSVHTVARLKESSYQPGQGANGWDHPVSWCRDYDGGRSFYTGMGGTADSYAETDFRDHLRGALAWTSRTSRADCKATITANYTAERVTQPNQPGQNDQIGEPHGLVTAPDGRILYIGRGGADSSQPVVTDWNNPDIGKGRGEIHVYDPKTKKVTLAGALTVFGNKGGGDELTKVEEGLLGIELDPDFMTNGWVYLHYTPHSRINRDTHMAERYVSRFTLDLATDKLDLASEKVLLKWPVQIHSCCHAGGGMAFDSKGNLYIATGDNNSSGFSGGYSGNNPQPNFKGVSFADARRTAGNTNNLNGKILRIHPEDDGTYTLPEGNLFTGEEPDEGGGKTRGEIYVMGVRNPARIFVDRTTDILYAGWVGPDAGSPSTTWGPAKYDTFAAITTAGNHGWPYCMGNKQPYRDRNLPDPNTPLGWYDCDAPKNESPNNDGLVNLPPITANTIWYSPQGGGPDYPRDAAGIPSYKVEEQKLLLPWLKGGGQATMNGPVYRYDAEKSDPAVRWPSYWDGKWFVGDFYDGDQPRHAVLTDPKTVGKGGVPVHAETLKKIIPVGTDGIRNLMDWKFAPDGSLYVLDYGRGFFTSDSRSALWRVTYKGGEPTPAAGQLARKAAAQ